Proteins encoded together in one Lathamus discolor isolate bLatDis1 chromosome 3, bLatDis1.hap1, whole genome shotgun sequence window:
- the PRG4 gene encoding proteoglycan 4 isoform X1 has product MSYLKVMVIWNILCISLVILSLPLIQEVSSQDLSSCTGRCGQGYSREHDCQCDYNCHHYMECCPDFKKVCTVALSCRGRCFEAFERGRECDCDADCSRYGKCCPDYVEHCKEAHTEKSPLEDKSTSKRSSKNEEKPEEVTQPYEVMEDTPPTTAASTAKAESPITPKPEDTTPAATEMSVTEADSPTTPEPEDTTPEVTEALTKADPPTTPKVEDTTPEATEPTTEADSPTTPKVEDTTPEATEEPVTEADPSTTPKPEDTTPEPTEPPTTKADPPTTSKTEDETTPEATEEPVTEADSITTPKPEDTTPEPTEPPPNEADLPTTPKVEDTTPEATEEPVTEADSPTTPKPEDTTPEATEPPPTEADPPTTPKVEDTTPEATEPPPTEADSPTTPKVEDTTPEATEEPATEADPSTTPKPEDTTPEATEPPTTKADPPTTTNAEDTTTPEATEPPPIEADPPTTPKVEDTTAEATDEPITEADSPTTPEPEDTTPEATEPPPTEADPPTTPKVEDTTPEATEPPPTEADSPTTPKVEDTTPEATEEPPTEADPSTTPKPEDTTPEPTEPPTTKADLPTTPEVEDTTAEATEEPITEPDSPTTPKPEDTTPEATEPPPTEADLPTTPKVEDTTAEATEEPITEADSPTTPKPEDTTPEATEPPPTEADIPTTPKLEDTTPEDTEAPVTEADSPTTPKPEDTTPEATEAPTTKADSPTTPEAPTTKAESPTTPKPQDTTPEATTPEAPTTKAESPTTPKPEDTTPEAPTTKADSPTTPEAPTTKADSPTTPKPEDTTPEAPTTKADSPTTPEAPTTKADSPTTPKPEDTTPEAPTTKADSPTTPEAPTTKADSPTTPEALTTKAESPTTPKPEDTTSAATEAPTTKAESPTTPKPEDTTPEAPTTKAESPTTPKPEDITPEATEAPTTKADSPTTPEAPTTKAESPTTPKPEDTTPEAPTTKADSLTTPKPEDTTPEAPTTKAESLTTPKPEDTTSAATEAPTTKAESPTTPKPEDITPEASMIQADSPSTAKVEAESSAAPKVKGTTPAGTEGDTTAIQKTSMEVTATGPGLVTTAKDTSTQSTVTVTTTTKEKPIPGSDTTVLETTTEKKITTFAPKVSTSTTVKDTTTGVQKTVVTETRTTEIITVTDKKDKTTAKTVTTPTTEGTTTKTETTMVNKEVTTPKKDKTTVLKDILTRTSKKDTTTVTSEITAKQDDSPKGKDDIPNTAPTAEQTVTTAATTETTTIDKKTTITAVEKEVTSAKQDKTPIPKETFTTKKEESTTGTESVTAAAAVTAPLPKPTVLTTTAKTDSAPKPKEIVATNKKDATTETKQTVEAAKESISNACVIVETTAGKKEVTTTKETNVTPEEEMPDSAEKDPSIDKGEETTVTKETTTRDKKDTIEEMFIVSKGTSKPTIHFQEVTDTREEPHPADPETLPVEEPEINKPLIQTDDLPILPGETQAKKDEKDLCNGKPADGMVALPNGTLAVFRGHYYWLLNGRSPPTTNPRRISDGWGIPSPIDSVFSRCNCDGKTFFIKGPLYWRFTNGVMDKGYPKPLANGFAGLSGKIVATLPVARYNNRPESVYFIKKDGNMQQYVYRQEPAKKCQRRTQITVRYPAYVPRLVIRRRFQRAVRMPTVIQTVRINQRSSGVLRKEIKMNGYWKGLPKVIHSTISLPNHNKPDGYDYYAFSYNRYYSLDVGKRIAKPVTALTGKTVSKDWYNCPSK; this is encoded by the exons CACTCTCCTGCAGAGGACGTTGCTTTGAAGCctttgaaagaggaagagaatgtGACTGTGATGCAGACTGCAGCAGATATGGCAAATGTTGCCCAGACTATGTGGAACACTGCAAAGAGG cacacactgaaaaGTCACCATTAGAAGACAAATCAACATCTAAAAGATCATccaaaaatgaggaaaagccAGAGGAAGTAACACAACCCTATGAAGTTATGGAAG ATACCCCACCGACAACAGCAGCATCAACAGCCAAGGCTGAATCTCCCATCACCCCCAAACCTGAAGACACAAcccctgcagccacagagaTGTCAGTAACTGAAGCAGACTCTCCCACCACCCCTGAACCTGAAGATACAACCCCAGAGGTCACAGAAGCACTAACCAAGGCAGACCCTCCCACCACTCCCAAAGTAGAAGACACAACACCTGAAGCCACAGAGCCAACAACTGAGGCAGACTCTCCCACAACCCCTAAGGTAGAAGATACAACCCCTGAGGCCACAGAAGAACCAGTAACTGAGGCAGACCCTTCCACCACCCCTAAACCTGAAGACACAACACCTGAACCCACAGAGCCACCAACAACCAAGGCAGACCCTCCCACCACCTCTAAGACAGAAGATGAAACAACCCCTGAGGCCACAGAGGAACCAGTAACTGAGGCAGACTCTATCACCACCCCTAAACCTGAAGACACAACACCTGAACCCACAGAGCCACCGCCAAATGAGGCAGACCTTCCCACAACCCCTAAGGTAGAAGATACAACCCCTGAGGCCACAGAAGAACCAGTAACTGAAGCAGACTCTCCCACCACCCCTAAACCTGAAGACACAACTCCAGAGGCCACAGAGCCACCACCAACTGAGGCAGACCCTCCCACCACTCCCAAAGTAGAAGACACAACCCCAGAGGCCACAGAGCCACCACCAACTGAGGCAGACTCTCCCACAACTCCTAAGGTAGAAGATACAACCCCTGAGGCCACAGAGGAACCAGCAACTGAGGCAGACCCTTCCACCACCCCTAAACCTGAAGACACAACCCCTGAGGCCACAGAGCCACCAACAACCAAGGCAGACCCTCCCACCACCACTAATGCAGAAGATACAACAACCCCAGAGGCCACAGAGCCACCACCAATTGAGGCAGACCCTCCCACAACTCCCAAGGTAGAAGATACAACTGCTGAGGCCACAGACGAACCAATAACTGAAGCAGACTCTCCCACCACCCCTGAACCTGAAGACACAACCCCAGAGGCCACAGAGCCACCACCAACTGAGGCAGACCCTCCCACCACTCCCAAAGTAGAAGACACAACCCCAGAGGCCACAGAGCCACCACCAACTGAGGCAGACTCTCCCACAACTCCTAAGGTAGAAGATACAACCCCTGAGGCCACAGAGGAACCACCAACTGAGGCAGACCCTTCCACCACCCCTAAACCTGAAGACACAACCCCTGAACCCACAGAGCCACCAACAACCAAGGCAGACCTTCCCACAACTCCCGAGGTAGAAGATACAACTGCTGAGGCCACAGAAGAACCAATAACTGAACCAGACTCCCCCACTACTCCTAAACCTGAAGACACAACCCCAGAGGCCACAGAGCCACCACCAACTGAGGCAGACCTTCCCACAACCCCTAAAGTAGAAGATACAACTGCTGAGGCCACAGAGGAACCAATAACTGAAGCAGACTCTCCCACCACCCCTAAACCTGAAGACACAACCCCTGAGGCCACAGAGCCACCACCAACTGAGGCAGACATTCCCACAACTCCCAAGTTAGAAGATACAACCCCTGAGGACACAGAGGCACCAGTAACTGAAGCAGACTCTCCCACCACCCCCAAACCTGAAGACACAACCCCTGAAGCCACTGAGGCACCTACAACTAAGGCTGACTCTCCCACCACCCCAGAGGCACCTACAACCAAGGCAGAATCTCCCACCACCCCCAAACCTCAAGACACAACCCCAGAGGCAACAACCCCAGAGGCACCAACAACCAAGGCAGAATCTCCCACCACCCCCAAACCTGAAGACACAACCCCAGAGGCACCAACGACCAAGGCTGACTCTCCTACCACCCCAGAGGCACCTACAACCAAGGCTGACTCTCCCACCACCCCCAAACCTGAAGACACAACCCCAGAGGCACCAACGACCAAGGCTGACTCTCCTACCACCCCAGAGGCACCTACAACCAAGGCTGACTCTCCCACCACCCCCAAACCTGAAGACACAACCCCAGAGGCACCAACGACCAAGGCTGACTCTCCTACCACCCCAGAGGCACCTACAACCAAGGCTGACTCTCCCACCACTCCAGAGGCACTTACAACCAAGGCAGAATCTCCCACCACCCCTAAACCTGAAGACACAACCTCGGCGGCCACAGAGGCACCAACAACCAAGGCAGAATCTCCCACCACACCCAAACCTGAAGACACAACCCCAGAGGCACCTACAACCAAGGCAGAATCTCCCACCACCCCCAAACCTGAAGACATAACCCCTGAAGCCACTGAGGCACCTACAACTAAGGCTGACTCTCCCACCACCCCAGAGGCACCTACAACCAAGGCAGAATCTCCCACCACCCCCAAACCTGAAGACACAACCCCAGAGGCACCAACAACCAAGGCTGACTCTCTCACCACCCCCAAACCTGAAGACACAACCCCAGAGGCACCAACAACCAAGGCTGAGTCTCTCACCACCCCTAAACCTGAAGACACAACCTCGGCGGCCACAGAGGCACCAACAACCAAGGCAGAATCTCCCACCACCCCCAAACCTGAAGACATAACCCCAGAGGCATCAATGATCCAGGCAGACTCTCCCTCTACCGCTAAAGTAGAAGCGGAATCTTCCGCAGCCCCTAAGGTCAAGGGAACTACCCCTGCAGGCACTGAGGGTGACACCACTGCCATACAAAAAACATCTATGGAAGTAACAGCTACTGGTCCTGGATTAGTAACAACTGCTAAAGACACAAGCACTCAAAGTACTGTGACTGTCACAACaactacaaaagaaaaacctataCCTGGATCAGATACAACAGTTTTAGAAACAAcaactgagaagaaaattacaACTTTTGCACCCAAAGTATCAACGAGCACAACTGTGAAAGACACGACCACAGGCGTTCAAAAGACTGTGGTGACAGAAACTAGAACTACTGAGATTATAACAGTAACtgacaaaaaagacaaaacaacagCTAAAACTGTTACTACTCCTACAACTGAAGGGACAACAActaaaacagaaacaaccaTGGTGAACAAAGAGGTAACAACACCCAAGAAAGACAAAACTACTGTGCTTAAAGACATTTTAACAAGAACAAGTAAGAAAGACACAACTACTGTAACTTCAGAGATAACAGCTAAACAAGATGACTCTCCTAAAGGTAAGGATGATATTCCAAACACAGCTCCTACAGCAGAGCAAACTGTCACTACAGCAGCTACAACAGAAACAACTACCATAGACAAAAAGACTACAATAACAGCTGTTGAAAAAGAAGTAACCTCAGCTAAACAGGACAAGACTCCCATACCAAAAGAGACTTTCACAactaagaaagaagaaagcaccACTGGGACAGAGAGTgtaacagcagctgcagcagttacAGCTCCCCTGCCCAAGCCCACTGTGTTGACAACAACAGCCAAAACAGATTCAGCTCCTAAACCCAAGGAAATTGtagcaacaaataaaaaagacGCTACTACAGAAACTAAGCAGACAGTAGAAGCAGCTAAAGAGAGCATAAGTAATGCTTGTGTTATTGTAGAGACAACAGCTGGTAAAAAAGAGGTAACGACCACCAAAGAAACTAATGTCACACCTGAAGAAGAAATGCCTGACAGCGCCGAAAAGGATCCTAGTATTGACAAAGGAGAGGAAACTACAGTTACCAAAGAAACCACTACAAGAGATAAAAAAGACACGATAGAAGAAATGTTTATTGTTTCTAAAGGGACATCAAAGCCAACTATACATTTCCAGGAGGTTACTGACACAAGAGAGGAGCCTCACCCAGCTGACCCTGAAACTCTGCCAGTAGAGGAGCCTGAGATAAACAAGCCTTTAATACAAACTGACGACTTGCCGATTTTACCTGGAGAAACACAAG CAAAGAAGGATGAAAAGGACCTGTGCAACGGCAAGCCAGCGGACGGCATGGTGGCGCTGCCGAACGGTACCCTGGCCGTCTTCCGAG GTCACTACTACTGGCTGCTGAACGGCAGGAGCCCACCAACGACCAATCCCCGCCGGATCAGCGACGGCTGGGGCATCCCGTCCCCGATCGACTCCGTCTTCTCCAGGTGCAACTGCGATGGCAAGACTTTCTTCATCAAG GGTCCCCTGTACTGGCGTTTCACCAATGGTGTTATGGATAAAGGCTATCCCAAACCTCTTGCAAATGGATTTGCAGGGCTAAGTGGAAAAATAGTAGCAACCCTCCCTGTGGCAAGATACAATAATAGACCAGAATCTGTTTATTTTATCAAAAAAG ATGGCAACATGCAACAGTATGTGTACAGACAAGAACCAGCGAAGAAGTGTCAAAGAAGAACCCAGATTACTGTAAGATACCCAGCTTATGTCCCAAGACTTGTAATAAGAAGACGCTTCCAACGTGCAGTAAGAATGCCAACCGTTATTCAGACTGTAAGAATCAACCAACGTTCATCTG GAGTTTTGCGTAAGGAAATCAAAATGAATGGCTACTGGAAAGGGCTGCCAAAAGTTATTCATTCAACTATATCACTACCCAATCACAATAAGCCAGATGGCTATGATTATTATGCCTTCTCTTACA ATCGGTACTACAGTTTGGACGTTGGCAAAAGAATAGCAAAACCTGTTACTGCTCTCACAGGAAAGACTGTATCCAAAGACTGGTACAACTGTCCTAGCAAGTGA
- the PRG4 gene encoding proteoglycan 4 isoform X2 — translation MSYLKVMVIWNILCISLVILSLPLIQEVSSQALSCRGRCFEAFERGRECDCDADCSRYGKCCPDYVEHCKEAHTEKSPLEDKSTSKRSSKNEEKPEEVTQPYEVMEDTPPTTAASTAKAESPITPKPEDTTPAATEMSVTEADSPTTPEPEDTTPEVTEALTKADPPTTPKVEDTTPEATEPTTEADSPTTPKVEDTTPEATEEPVTEADPSTTPKPEDTTPEPTEPPTTKADPPTTSKTEDETTPEATEEPVTEADSITTPKPEDTTPEPTEPPPNEADLPTTPKVEDTTPEATEEPVTEADSPTTPKPEDTTPEATEPPPTEADPPTTPKVEDTTPEATEPPPTEADSPTTPKVEDTTPEATEEPATEADPSTTPKPEDTTPEATEPPTTKADPPTTTNAEDTTTPEATEPPPIEADPPTTPKVEDTTAEATDEPITEADSPTTPEPEDTTPEATEPPPTEADPPTTPKVEDTTPEATEPPPTEADSPTTPKVEDTTPEATEEPPTEADPSTTPKPEDTTPEPTEPPTTKADLPTTPEVEDTTAEATEEPITEPDSPTTPKPEDTTPEATEPPPTEADLPTTPKVEDTTAEATEEPITEADSPTTPKPEDTTPEATEPPPTEADIPTTPKLEDTTPEDTEAPVTEADSPTTPKPEDTTPEATEAPTTKADSPTTPEAPTTKAESPTTPKPQDTTPEATTPEAPTTKAESPTTPKPEDTTPEAPTTKADSPTTPEAPTTKADSPTTPKPEDTTPEAPTTKADSPTTPEAPTTKADSPTTPKPEDTTPEAPTTKADSPTTPEAPTTKADSPTTPEALTTKAESPTTPKPEDTTSAATEAPTTKAESPTTPKPEDTTPEAPTTKAESPTTPKPEDITPEATEAPTTKADSPTTPEAPTTKAESPTTPKPEDTTPEAPTTKADSLTTPKPEDTTPEAPTTKAESLTTPKPEDTTSAATEAPTTKAESPTTPKPEDITPEASMIQADSPSTAKVEAESSAAPKVKGTTPAGTEGDTTAIQKTSMEVTATGPGLVTTAKDTSTQSTVTVTTTTKEKPIPGSDTTVLETTTEKKITTFAPKVSTSTTVKDTTTGVQKTVVTETRTTEIITVTDKKDKTTAKTVTTPTTEGTTTKTETTMVNKEVTTPKKDKTTVLKDILTRTSKKDTTTVTSEITAKQDDSPKGKDDIPNTAPTAEQTVTTAATTETTTIDKKTTITAVEKEVTSAKQDKTPIPKETFTTKKEESTTGTESVTAAAAVTAPLPKPTVLTTTAKTDSAPKPKEIVATNKKDATTETKQTVEAAKESISNACVIVETTAGKKEVTTTKETNVTPEEEMPDSAEKDPSIDKGEETTVTKETTTRDKKDTIEEMFIVSKGTSKPTIHFQEVTDTREEPHPADPETLPVEEPEINKPLIQTDDLPILPGETQAKKDEKDLCNGKPADGMVALPNGTLAVFRGHYYWLLNGRSPPTTNPRRISDGWGIPSPIDSVFSRCNCDGKTFFIKGPLYWRFTNGVMDKGYPKPLANGFAGLSGKIVATLPVARYNNRPESVYFIKKDGNMQQYVYRQEPAKKCQRRTQITVRYPAYVPRLVIRRRFQRAVRMPTVIQTVRINQRSSGVLRKEIKMNGYWKGLPKVIHSTISLPNHNKPDGYDYYAFSYNRYYSLDVGKRIAKPVTALTGKTVSKDWYNCPSK, via the exons CACTCTCCTGCAGAGGACGTTGCTTTGAAGCctttgaaagaggaagagaatgtGACTGTGATGCAGACTGCAGCAGATATGGCAAATGTTGCCCAGACTATGTGGAACACTGCAAAGAGG cacacactgaaaaGTCACCATTAGAAGACAAATCAACATCTAAAAGATCATccaaaaatgaggaaaagccAGAGGAAGTAACACAACCCTATGAAGTTATGGAAG ATACCCCACCGACAACAGCAGCATCAACAGCCAAGGCTGAATCTCCCATCACCCCCAAACCTGAAGACACAAcccctgcagccacagagaTGTCAGTAACTGAAGCAGACTCTCCCACCACCCCTGAACCTGAAGATACAACCCCAGAGGTCACAGAAGCACTAACCAAGGCAGACCCTCCCACCACTCCCAAAGTAGAAGACACAACACCTGAAGCCACAGAGCCAACAACTGAGGCAGACTCTCCCACAACCCCTAAGGTAGAAGATACAACCCCTGAGGCCACAGAAGAACCAGTAACTGAGGCAGACCCTTCCACCACCCCTAAACCTGAAGACACAACACCTGAACCCACAGAGCCACCAACAACCAAGGCAGACCCTCCCACCACCTCTAAGACAGAAGATGAAACAACCCCTGAGGCCACAGAGGAACCAGTAACTGAGGCAGACTCTATCACCACCCCTAAACCTGAAGACACAACACCTGAACCCACAGAGCCACCGCCAAATGAGGCAGACCTTCCCACAACCCCTAAGGTAGAAGATACAACCCCTGAGGCCACAGAAGAACCAGTAACTGAAGCAGACTCTCCCACCACCCCTAAACCTGAAGACACAACTCCAGAGGCCACAGAGCCACCACCAACTGAGGCAGACCCTCCCACCACTCCCAAAGTAGAAGACACAACCCCAGAGGCCACAGAGCCACCACCAACTGAGGCAGACTCTCCCACAACTCCTAAGGTAGAAGATACAACCCCTGAGGCCACAGAGGAACCAGCAACTGAGGCAGACCCTTCCACCACCCCTAAACCTGAAGACACAACCCCTGAGGCCACAGAGCCACCAACAACCAAGGCAGACCCTCCCACCACCACTAATGCAGAAGATACAACAACCCCAGAGGCCACAGAGCCACCACCAATTGAGGCAGACCCTCCCACAACTCCCAAGGTAGAAGATACAACTGCTGAGGCCACAGACGAACCAATAACTGAAGCAGACTCTCCCACCACCCCTGAACCTGAAGACACAACCCCAGAGGCCACAGAGCCACCACCAACTGAGGCAGACCCTCCCACCACTCCCAAAGTAGAAGACACAACCCCAGAGGCCACAGAGCCACCACCAACTGAGGCAGACTCTCCCACAACTCCTAAGGTAGAAGATACAACCCCTGAGGCCACAGAGGAACCACCAACTGAGGCAGACCCTTCCACCACCCCTAAACCTGAAGACACAACCCCTGAACCCACAGAGCCACCAACAACCAAGGCAGACCTTCCCACAACTCCCGAGGTAGAAGATACAACTGCTGAGGCCACAGAAGAACCAATAACTGAACCAGACTCCCCCACTACTCCTAAACCTGAAGACACAACCCCAGAGGCCACAGAGCCACCACCAACTGAGGCAGACCTTCCCACAACCCCTAAAGTAGAAGATACAACTGCTGAGGCCACAGAGGAACCAATAACTGAAGCAGACTCTCCCACCACCCCTAAACCTGAAGACACAACCCCTGAGGCCACAGAGCCACCACCAACTGAGGCAGACATTCCCACAACTCCCAAGTTAGAAGATACAACCCCTGAGGACACAGAGGCACCAGTAACTGAAGCAGACTCTCCCACCACCCCCAAACCTGAAGACACAACCCCTGAAGCCACTGAGGCACCTACAACTAAGGCTGACTCTCCCACCACCCCAGAGGCACCTACAACCAAGGCAGAATCTCCCACCACCCCCAAACCTCAAGACACAACCCCAGAGGCAACAACCCCAGAGGCACCAACAACCAAGGCAGAATCTCCCACCACCCCCAAACCTGAAGACACAACCCCAGAGGCACCAACGACCAAGGCTGACTCTCCTACCACCCCAGAGGCACCTACAACCAAGGCTGACTCTCCCACCACCCCCAAACCTGAAGACACAACCCCAGAGGCACCAACGACCAAGGCTGACTCTCCTACCACCCCAGAGGCACCTACAACCAAGGCTGACTCTCCCACCACCCCCAAACCTGAAGACACAACCCCAGAGGCACCAACGACCAAGGCTGACTCTCCTACCACCCCAGAGGCACCTACAACCAAGGCTGACTCTCCCACCACTCCAGAGGCACTTACAACCAAGGCAGAATCTCCCACCACCCCTAAACCTGAAGACACAACCTCGGCGGCCACAGAGGCACCAACAACCAAGGCAGAATCTCCCACCACACCCAAACCTGAAGACACAACCCCAGAGGCACCTACAACCAAGGCAGAATCTCCCACCACCCCCAAACCTGAAGACATAACCCCTGAAGCCACTGAGGCACCTACAACTAAGGCTGACTCTCCCACCACCCCAGAGGCACCTACAACCAAGGCAGAATCTCCCACCACCCCCAAACCTGAAGACACAACCCCAGAGGCACCAACAACCAAGGCTGACTCTCTCACCACCCCCAAACCTGAAGACACAACCCCAGAGGCACCAACAACCAAGGCTGAGTCTCTCACCACCCCTAAACCTGAAGACACAACCTCGGCGGCCACAGAGGCACCAACAACCAAGGCAGAATCTCCCACCACCCCCAAACCTGAAGACATAACCCCAGAGGCATCAATGATCCAGGCAGACTCTCCCTCTACCGCTAAAGTAGAAGCGGAATCTTCCGCAGCCCCTAAGGTCAAGGGAACTACCCCTGCAGGCACTGAGGGTGACACCACTGCCATACAAAAAACATCTATGGAAGTAACAGCTACTGGTCCTGGATTAGTAACAACTGCTAAAGACACAAGCACTCAAAGTACTGTGACTGTCACAACaactacaaaagaaaaacctataCCTGGATCAGATACAACAGTTTTAGAAACAAcaactgagaagaaaattacaACTTTTGCACCCAAAGTATCAACGAGCACAACTGTGAAAGACACGACCACAGGCGTTCAAAAGACTGTGGTGACAGAAACTAGAACTACTGAGATTATAACAGTAACtgacaaaaaagacaaaacaacagCTAAAACTGTTACTACTCCTACAACTGAAGGGACAACAActaaaacagaaacaaccaTGGTGAACAAAGAGGTAACAACACCCAAGAAAGACAAAACTACTGTGCTTAAAGACATTTTAACAAGAACAAGTAAGAAAGACACAACTACTGTAACTTCAGAGATAACAGCTAAACAAGATGACTCTCCTAAAGGTAAGGATGATATTCCAAACACAGCTCCTACAGCAGAGCAAACTGTCACTACAGCAGCTACAACAGAAACAACTACCATAGACAAAAAGACTACAATAACAGCTGTTGAAAAAGAAGTAACCTCAGCTAAACAGGACAAGACTCCCATACCAAAAGAGACTTTCACAactaagaaagaagaaagcaccACTGGGACAGAGAGTgtaacagcagctgcagcagttacAGCTCCCCTGCCCAAGCCCACTGTGTTGACAACAACAGCCAAAACAGATTCAGCTCCTAAACCCAAGGAAATTGtagcaacaaataaaaaagacGCTACTACAGAAACTAAGCAGACAGTAGAAGCAGCTAAAGAGAGCATAAGTAATGCTTGTGTTATTGTAGAGACAACAGCTGGTAAAAAAGAGGTAACGACCACCAAAGAAACTAATGTCACACCTGAAGAAGAAATGCCTGACAGCGCCGAAAAGGATCCTAGTATTGACAAAGGAGAGGAAACTACAGTTACCAAAGAAACCACTACAAGAGATAAAAAAGACACGATAGAAGAAATGTTTATTGTTTCTAAAGGGACATCAAAGCCAACTATACATTTCCAGGAGGTTACTGACACAAGAGAGGAGCCTCACCCAGCTGACCCTGAAACTCTGCCAGTAGAGGAGCCTGAGATAAACAAGCCTTTAATACAAACTGACGACTTGCCGATTTTACCTGGAGAAACACAAG CAAAGAAGGATGAAAAGGACCTGTGCAACGGCAAGCCAGCGGACGGCATGGTGGCGCTGCCGAACGGTACCCTGGCCGTCTTCCGAG GTCACTACTACTGGCTGCTGAACGGCAGGAGCCCACCAACGACCAATCCCCGCCGGATCAGCGACGGCTGGGGCATCCCGTCCCCGATCGACTCCGTCTTCTCCAGGTGCAACTGCGATGGCAAGACTTTCTTCATCAAG GGTCCCCTGTACTGGCGTTTCACCAATGGTGTTATGGATAAAGGCTATCCCAAACCTCTTGCAAATGGATTTGCAGGGCTAAGTGGAAAAATAGTAGCAACCCTCCCTGTGGCAAGATACAATAATAGACCAGAATCTGTTTATTTTATCAAAAAAG ATGGCAACATGCAACAGTATGTGTACAGACAAGAACCAGCGAAGAAGTGTCAAAGAAGAACCCAGATTACTGTAAGATACCCAGCTTATGTCCCAAGACTTGTAATAAGAAGACGCTTCCAACGTGCAGTAAGAATGCCAACCGTTATTCAGACTGTAAGAATCAACCAACGTTCATCTG GAGTTTTGCGTAAGGAAATCAAAATGAATGGCTACTGGAAAGGGCTGCCAAAAGTTATTCATTCAACTATATCACTACCCAATCACAATAAGCCAGATGGCTATGATTATTATGCCTTCTCTTACA ATCGGTACTACAGTTTGGACGTTGGCAAAAGAATAGCAAAACCTGTTACTGCTCTCACAGGAAAGACTGTATCCAAAGACTGGTACAACTGTCCTAGCAAGTGA